The genomic interval ACACCTTAAAGCTTATGTGGCTCCATTCAGCATTTCCTAGTCGTATTTTTATGAATGGTTCAGAGAGTATGAGAATGTTCGTCGTTTCTTTAAGTGTTGAAATTACACCAACATGAATAAACCTTGTTCCATAAAAATTATGCCTAGGGCACTCGATCCATAAACTTTTTTTAATAATGATAGAGCCTATGAATGAAATATAAGGCCCGCAAAGTTTGAAAAAAGTGTCTCTACCTACAGCCTTAAAACTCAAGTTAATATTTTCTTGCGTCCCTAGCGCACTTTTCTTTAGAATGTGGTTTAGGTGGTAATCGCAAATTTCAGAATTTATAATTACAAGATCCGAATTTTCTGGTAGAAAGCCGCGGATATTACTAATCGCATTTGCTTTTATGGAGTCATCATCAGTAAATAGCCAGCAGTATTTACCTTGAGCATTTTGGACTGCTAGGTCATAGTCCTTATCCACCCCCCCCTTTTCTTTAAGTTTAAGGTAGGTTAGATGGCTACCGGGGGTAGTCAATTCCTTTACTACACATTCAGTTGAATCGCTTGAGTTCCCATCTGCTATAAGAATTTCAACGTCATCATAAAATTGGGTTTGAGCAATGATTTCTTTCAATGTATTTTTCAAAAAGGCTGCTCGATTGTAGGTGGCAATACAAATGGTTAATAGGTAAGGATGATTTCTTTGCATATCTTAGTGCGTCAAATTCTTAACTATTTTGATTAATTAAATTGATTTCATGCTGCACCATGTTTTCAACCATTGTTTTAAAGTCAATTGAAGGCTGCCAACCAGTTTCATTTTTTAATTTTGAAAAGTCCCCTAGTCTTCGTATTGACTCTCTGAAGCCATCATTTTTTTTTGTGACTACAAAGTCAAGATAATTCAAACCTACATAATTGAATGCAGCTTCTACGAAATCTCTAACGCTATGAAGTTTTCCAGTTGAAACTATGAAATCATCCGCTTTATCTAGTTGTAGTATCTGATGCATTGCTTCAACGTAATCTCGCGCATCACCCCAATCTACCTCAGCATCAAGATCTGCGATCTCTAGCAAGCCCAGCTTAGAAGTATAAATTTTTGCTACAGTCGAGGCAATTTTCTTTGAAATAAATGAGTGCTTTCGAAGAGGGGATTCGTGGTT from Polynucleobacter necessarius carries:
- a CDS encoding glycosyltransferase family 2 protein, with protein sequence MQRNHPYLLTICIATYNRAAFLKNTLKEIIAQTQFYDDVEILIADGNSSDSTECVVKELTTPGSHLTYLKLKEKGGVDKDYDLAVQNAQGKYCWLFTDDDSIKANAISNIRGFLPENSDLVIINSEICDYHLNHILKKSALGTQENINLSFKAVGRDTFFKLCGPYISFIGSIIIKKSLWIECPRHNFYGTRFIHVGVISTLKETTNILILSEPFIKIRLGNAEWSHISFKVWANLWPNLIWSIPCIEEVTKKSICLKDPSKSLKFLFWLRGLGCYSKNEFITSIAPRPNSLNKILAACLAYLPQSIPRSIYYIYGLVKRDDLLVYQVSKGRNSQNQWHSSE